In Bradyrhizobium sp. 1(2017), one DNA window encodes the following:
- a CDS encoding cysteine hydrolase, producing the protein MGQLLSPPGPHAVHLCIDMQGLFAPGAPWATPWLEHALPEAVRLIAHAPQRTVFTRFIPVRNKAEARGVWKAYYEKWECVTRDRIDPALLELMPALLRFVPPATVIDRQTYCAFANGRLQGFLDGHQVDTLIVSGGETDVCVLATVLAAVDIGYRVILAEDALCSSSDESHDALIELYTKRFSLQIEVASVDRILASWAVDD; encoded by the coding sequence ATGGGGCAATTGCTCTCACCGCCTGGCCCGCATGCCGTCCATCTCTGCATCGATATGCAAGGATTGTTCGCGCCCGGTGCTCCATGGGCAACGCCTTGGCTTGAGCATGCGCTACCCGAGGCGGTCAGGTTGATTGCACATGCGCCGCAGCGTACCGTCTTCACGCGATTCATACCCGTCCGCAACAAGGCCGAGGCGCGCGGCGTCTGGAAGGCCTATTACGAGAAATGGGAATGCGTAACACGTGATAGGATCGATCCGGCGCTGCTGGAACTGATGCCGGCCCTGCTACGCTTCGTGCCGCCTGCCACTGTCATCGACCGCCAAACCTACTGCGCTTTCGCCAATGGGCGGCTGCAAGGCTTCCTTGATGGGCATCAGGTGGATACGCTGATCGTTTCCGGCGGCGAGACCGATGTTTGTGTGCTGGCCACCGTGCTTGCCGCGGTCGATATTGGCTACCGCGTGATCCTTGCCGAAGACGCGCTATGCAGCTCATCCGATGAGAGCCACGACGCGCTGATCGAGCTCTATACCAAGCGCTTCAGCCTGCAGATCGAGGTGGCATCGGTTGACCGCATTCTAGCGAGTTGGGCGGTCGATGACTGA
- a CDS encoding carbohydrate porin, producing MSRTKRRLYQLLLAAALLAAGAAAAQENKKTDDDKPADPDTGESTVEEKTLGLLPNPFQKYGVKFAATYIGEVLGNPSGGLKQGSVYEGRLNLAVDLDLQKLAGLDQLTFHANLFQIHGGGLSRGSLQNYFVVSGIEALPSTRLYEAYFEKQWGNKKVSIKMGQLAADSEFFNTKYTDVLTNASMGWPAITSLDLPSGGPSPPLAAMGARLLVNVTEQLSVLGGIFDGDQAGPGPGDPQERNRYGLNFRVNDPPLLLGQIQYAWNNTKGDPNPAGQIKFGGWRHFGSFADQRLASKGVSLASPVSSGEPLLLSGDVGGWMVFEQKLYRVPKSDDRGIGIFARISGAPADRNLIDRYADAGIEFIGLDDRRPDDKFGIAAGYAHVSKRAQALDADYRTFVDPTWPMRSFEGLLTAVYQYQIRDGWTLQPNLQYIIHPGGSATSPSSAMPGKALHNATVLGLRTTLKF from the coding sequence GTGAGCCGTACCAAAAGGCGCCTTTACCAATTGCTTCTCGCCGCCGCGCTGCTGGCGGCGGGGGCAGCGGCCGCCCAGGAAAACAAGAAGACCGACGACGATAAGCCGGCCGATCCCGATACGGGCGAAAGTACCGTGGAGGAAAAGACGCTGGGTCTCCTTCCCAACCCTTTCCAAAAATACGGCGTCAAATTCGCAGCCACCTATATCGGCGAAGTGCTGGGCAACCCTTCCGGCGGACTGAAACAGGGTTCGGTCTACGAAGGTCGGTTGAATCTCGCCGTGGACCTAGACCTGCAAAAGCTCGCCGGCCTCGATCAGCTGACATTCCATGCCAACTTGTTCCAAATCCATGGCGGCGGGTTGTCGCGCGGCAGTCTACAGAATTACTTTGTGGTCAGCGGGATCGAGGCGTTGCCGTCCACGCGTCTTTACGAGGCATATTTTGAAAAGCAGTGGGGCAACAAGAAAGTCTCAATCAAAATGGGGCAACTCGCGGCCGACAGCGAGTTCTTCAATACCAAATACACCGACGTGCTGACAAACGCCTCGATGGGCTGGCCGGCTATCACCTCGCTTGATTTGCCAAGCGGCGGTCCGTCGCCTCCCTTGGCTGCCATGGGAGCCCGGCTTCTGGTGAATGTCACTGAGCAGTTGTCCGTTCTTGGCGGCATCTTCGATGGCGATCAGGCTGGGCCCGGCCCCGGGGATCCGCAGGAGCGTAACCGCTATGGCCTCAACTTCCGCGTCAACGATCCGCCCCTCCTGCTCGGCCAGATCCAGTATGCCTGGAATAACACAAAGGGCGATCCGAACCCGGCCGGCCAGATCAAGTTTGGCGGCTGGCGACATTTTGGGTCTTTCGCCGATCAGAGATTGGCGTCCAAAGGCGTCTCACTCGCTTCACCCGTTAGCAGCGGCGAACCTCTGCTCTTGTCCGGTGATGTCGGCGGCTGGATGGTATTCGAGCAGAAGCTCTATCGTGTGCCGAAAAGCGACGACCGTGGCATTGGCATCTTTGCGCGTATCTCGGGTGCGCCTGCCGACCGCAATCTTATTGATCGCTACGCCGACGCCGGCATCGAATTCATCGGACTCGACGACCGCCGTCCCGACGACAAGTTCGGAATTGCAGCCGGCTACGCACATGTATCGAAGCGCGCACAGGCGCTCGATGCGGATTATCGCACATTTGTCGATCCAACCTGGCCGATGCGAAGTTTTGAAGGCCTTCTGACGGCCGTGTATCAATATCAGATCAGGGACGGGTGGACGTTACAGCCCAATCTTCAATACATCATCCATCCGGGTGGAAGTGCCACCAGCCCTTCCAGTGCAATGCCCGGCAAGGCGCTTCACAATGCGACAGTGCTTGGCCTGCGAACGACCCTGAAGTTTTGA
- a CDS encoding inorganic diphosphatase — protein sequence MVETPRGSSCKLEFDPKLGAFALAKPLIAGLTYPYDWGFIPSTKAEDGDPLDVLILHDAQTYPGVVLRCRPIGILEVEQKKKGKSERNDRIFAVPDRSPLETDLKDIRNLPSHARDDLEQFFRATNALENKDLKFLGWHGPNRTTKAIKRLAR from the coding sequence GTGGTCGAGACGCCGCGCGGTAGTTCGTGCAAGCTCGAATTCGATCCTAAGCTCGGTGCTTTTGCTCTGGCGAAGCCGTTGATTGCGGGCCTGACCTATCCCTACGATTGGGGTTTCATTCCCTCGACCAAGGCCGAGGATGGCGATCCGCTGGATGTGCTGATCCTGCACGACGCGCAAACCTATCCCGGTGTTGTGCTACGCTGCCGGCCGATCGGCATTCTCGAAGTCGAGCAGAAGAAAAAGGGCAAGAGCGAGCGAAACGACCGCATTTTTGCGGTACCGGACCGGTCACCGCTCGAAACCGATCTCAAGGATATCCGCAATCTTCCATCGCATGCGCGCGATGATCTCGAGCAGTTCTTCCGGGCAACGAATGCCCTGGAGAACAAGGATCTGAAGTTTCTCGGCTGGCATGGGCCAAACCGTACGACCAAGGCCATCAAACGGCTGGCCCGCTGA
- a CDS encoding ferritin-like domain-containing protein, whose protein sequence is MGLFTKDIKTMDDLLLHGLQDIYYAEQQITKALPKMIDKATNRDLATGLKNHLEETNKQIERLEKVFEKLGQSPSGTQCPAIDGIIKEADETAGEIEDKTVLDAAIVANAQAVEHYEICRYGTLIAWAEELGHDDIVRFLTTNLNEEKAANTKLNTVALRKGVNKKASTAA, encoded by the coding sequence ATGGGACTATTCACCAAAGACATCAAGACGATGGACGACCTGCTGCTGCATGGCTTGCAGGACATCTATTATGCCGAACAGCAGATCACCAAGGCCTTGCCGAAAATGATCGACAAGGCCACCAACCGTGATCTGGCCACTGGCCTTAAGAATCATCTCGAGGAAACCAACAAGCAGATCGAACGGCTTGAGAAGGTCTTCGAGAAACTCGGCCAATCGCCAAGCGGCACGCAATGCCCGGCCATCGACGGCATCATCAAGGAAGCCGACGAAACGGCCGGCGAGATCGAAGACAAGACGGTGCTGGATGCGGCGATCGTAGCCAACGCGCAGGCCGTCGAGCACTACGAGATTTGCCGCTATGGCACCTTGATCGCTTGGGCGGAAGAGCTCGGCCACGACGACATCGTGCGCTTCCTGACGACGAACCTCAACGAAGAAAAGGCGGCGAACACCAAGCTCAACACAGTCGCGTTGCGCAAGGGCGTCAACAAGAAGGCCTCCACCGCCGCATGA
- a CDS encoding FAD-dependent oxidoreductase translates to MVSTSLWMETEIRPEAGALKGDVHCDVAVVGSGIAGLSTAYELMKRGRSVVVIDRKGIASGMTARTSAHLAPLCDDLMSEFKKLRGADAAKLFYESQAAAVDRIEDIQAGENIACDFLRTNGYLFQGNGMPADIFDEELEAVREVGAPVHRLVGVPLKGCENRHVLRYPRQGKFHPLKYLAGLAAVCESGGVRFFANSPVEEVAEQDGAVTLRTSQGQVTASHAVIATNASIADRFQLHTKVAPYRTYVVAFDIERGELPDALYWDTEDPYHYVRLQTGPDDHDFVLVGGEDHKSGEANDADKRFARLESWARDLIPALGRITHRWSGQVLDTIDYAGFIGREPGSERIYLAMGDSGQGLTHGVMGAMLNTALILGEDHPWKPVYAPDRKPLAAARNFLRENMTILQNLAEYVAPGEIASLEELEPGEGAILRRGLEKIAAYKDKAGELHLHSASCTHIGCHLHWNSFESCWDCPCHGSIFAPNGQPINAPAVSALRPVKV, encoded by the coding sequence ATGGTCAGCACCTCGCTCTGGATGGAGACCGAGATCCGGCCGGAGGCGGGGGCGCTTAAAGGCGATGTGCACTGCGATGTCGCCGTGGTCGGCTCCGGCATCGCCGGGCTCTCGACGGCGTACGAACTCATGAAGCGCGGCCGGTCAGTCGTCGTCATTGATCGCAAAGGCATCGCAAGCGGTATGACGGCGCGCACGTCGGCGCACCTTGCGCCGCTTTGTGATGATCTGATGAGCGAATTCAAGAAGCTGCGCGGCGCCGATGCCGCCAAGCTGTTCTACGAAAGTCAGGCTGCCGCCGTCGACCGGATCGAGGACATCCAGGCCGGCGAGAATATTGCCTGCGACTTCCTCCGTACTAACGGCTATCTTTTTCAAGGCAACGGCATGCCGGCCGATATATTCGATGAGGAGCTGGAAGCGGTGCGCGAGGTCGGCGCTCCCGTTCACCGGCTGGTCGGCGTGCCCCTCAAAGGCTGCGAGAACCGGCATGTCCTTCGATATCCACGCCAAGGAAAATTCCACCCCCTTAAATATCTCGCCGGACTTGCGGCCGTTTGCGAGAGCGGCGGCGTTCGTTTCTTTGCCAACAGTCCAGTGGAAGAAGTTGCCGAGCAGGACGGCGCCGTCACGCTGCGAACATCGCAAGGGCAGGTCACGGCCAGCCACGCCGTGATCGCGACCAACGCATCCATCGCCGATCGGTTTCAACTGCACACGAAGGTGGCTCCCTATCGCACGTATGTCGTCGCTTTCGACATTGAACGGGGCGAACTTCCCGATGCGCTCTATTGGGACACCGAAGATCCCTACCACTATGTACGGCTGCAAACCGGCCCAGACGATCATGATTTCGTCCTTGTCGGCGGCGAAGACCATAAAAGCGGCGAGGCCAACGACGCCGACAAACGCTTTGCCCGGCTGGAAAGCTGGGCACGCGACCTGATCCCGGCTTTGGGCCGCATCACCCATCGCTGGTCGGGTCAGGTTCTCGATACGATCGACTATGCCGGCTTCATCGGCCGCGAGCCCGGCAGCGAGCGCATCTACCTCGCGATGGGAGATTCAGGCCAGGGTCTGACCCATGGCGTGATGGGCGCGATGCTGAACACGGCGCTCATTCTGGGCGAAGATCATCCCTGGAAGCCCGTCTATGCGCCGGATCGCAAGCCGCTCGCAGCGGCGCGGAACTTCCTACGCGAGAACATGACGATCCTGCAAAATCTCGCGGAATATGTGGCACCGGGTGAAATCGCTTCCCTCGAAGAGCTTGAGCCGGGTGAGGGCGCTATCCTGCGGCGGGGACTCGAAAAGATCGCCGCCTACAAGGACAAGGCCGGCGAACTGCATCTTCATTCGGCCAGTTGCACCCATATCGGCTGTCATCTGCACTGGAACAGCTTTGAGAGCTGCTGGGACTGCCCGTGCCACGGTTCGATCTTTGCCCCCAACGGACAGCCGATCAATGCACCGGCCGTGTCGGCCTTGCGCCCGGTGAAGGTCTAG